In Gadus morhua chromosome 2, gadMor3.0, whole genome shotgun sequence, a single window of DNA contains:
- the LOC115531963 gene encoding histone H2B-like encodes MPADVAKPAPKKGSKKAVSKTAVKGGKKRRKSRKESYAIYVYKVLKQVHPDTGISSKAMGIMNSFVNDIFERIAGEASRLAHYNKRRTITSREIQTAVRLLLPGELAKHAVSEGTKAVTKYTSSK; translated from the coding sequence ATGCCTGCTGACGTTGCTAAACCCGCTCCCAAGAAGGGCTCTAAGAAAGCCGTCTCGAAGACCGCAGTTAAGGGCGGCAAGAAGCGCCGCAAGTCCAGGAAGGAGAGCTATGCCATCTACGTATACAAGGTGCTGAAGCAGGTCCACCCCGACACCGGCATTTCCTCCAAGGCGATGGGGATCATGAACTCCTTCGTCAACGACATCTTCGAGCGTATCGCCGGTGAGGCCTCTCGCCTGGCTCACTACAACAAACGCCGCACCATCACCTCCAGGGAGATCCAGACCGCCGTCCGCCTGCTGCTCCCCGGTGAGCTGGCCAAGCACGCCGTGTCTGAGGGCACCAAGGCTGTGACCAAGTACACCAGCTCCAAGTAG
- the LOC115531950 gene encoding histone H2B-like translates to MPADVAKPAPKKGSKKAVSKTAVKGGKKRRKSRKESYAIYVYKVLKQVHPDTGISSKAMGIMNSFVNDIFERIAGEASRLAHYNKRRTITSREIQTAVRLLLPGELAKHAVSEGTKAVTKYTSSK, encoded by the coding sequence ATGCCTGCTGACGTTGCCAAACCCGCTCCCAAGAAGGGCTCTAAGAAAGCCGTCTCGAAGACCGCAGTTAAGGGCGGTAAGAAGCGCCGCAAGTCCAGGAAGGAGAGCTATGCCATCTACGTCTACAAGGTGCTGAAGCAGGTCCACCCCGACACCGGCATCTCCTCCAAGGCGATGGGGATCATGAACTCCTTCGTCAACGACATCTTCGAGCGTATCGCCGGCGAGGCCTCTCGCCTGGCTCACTACAACAAACGCCGCACCATCACCTCCAGGGAGATCCAGACCGCCGTCCGCCTGCTGCTCCCCGGTGAGCTGGCCAAGCACGCCGTGTCTGAGGGCACCAAGGCTGTGACCAAGTACACCAGCTCCAAGTAG